In the Pungitius pungitius chromosome 5, fPunPun2.1, whole genome shotgun sequence genome, one interval contains:
- the morc2 gene encoding ATPase MORC2 isoform X2 — MAYSNYSNLSRAQLTFEYLHTNSTTHEFLFGALAELVDNSRDANATRIDIYTEKRQEMRGGYMLCFLDDGIGMNPDEATHVIQFGKSNKRSPESTQIGQYGNGLKSGSMRIGKDFILFTKKENTLTCLFMSRTFHEEEGLDEVIVPLPSWDLKTKEPLTSDPEKYAIETELIFKYSPFKNQEQLMEQFNKIESSSGTLVIIYNLKLMDNREPELDVETDHQDILMAGTPVEGVKPERRSFRAYAAVLYIDPRMRIFIQGHKVRTKRLSCCLYKPRVYKYTSTRFKTRAEQEVKKADHLAKIAEEKAREAESKQMALEARLGDDLSKDSRAILRKVQDSAMMLRRDCDMKKRVLEAKQKALKEPKELHFIFGVNIGQRDLDGMFVYNCSRLIKMYEKTGPQLEGGMACGGVVGVVDVPYLIVEPTHNKQDFADAKEYRHLLRSMGEHLAQYWKDSNIAQKGIVKFWDEFGYLSASWSAPPSSEPRYKRRRAMEIPLTIQCDKCLKWRTLPFQMDAVDKRYPDSWVCLMNPDSSQDRCDAPEQKQNVPCGVLKKDKQTPEDKQKELAEKIKLQQGKLEALQKTSTVKSVADVKKLPLDVSMKPTESPSQATRSSERSITRPRSPPLAALLKSATPSRAASQRPTRAPVTPLPPAKAEPSRSRGAAKPPTPPAKPVAKATAKTPAPSRGSRTLAKALPGKPAGPRKRIIDQDDSEDEEEEDEEEEEEVEEKANESEEEPQTKKSKMAAASGNRGKVLEKASSVKRGKLDEASGKSPEDDQENDTKNTQKDKGLLVEVRVNKEWYTGKVIAVEAIKQSVRWKVKFDYVPRSTPKDRWVFKGSDDVRLMRPPSPISQTPDTQQESEKGPAPMEPDTTQPGTSREVTDSLVTMLRTMLRYFFPPAFRIPKDDVNSMTAEELVAFPLKEYFQQYESGLQALCNSYQSRADARAKAVEEKSNSNEVKLKEADEKLQKLRTNIVALLQKVQEDIDINTDDELDAYIEDLLTKGD, encoded by the exons ATGGCCTACTCCAACTACAGTAACCTGAGCAGGGCTCAGCTTACCTTTGAGTACCTGCATACAAATTC GACAACCCACGAGTTCCTGTTTGGAGCCTTGGCGGAGCTTGTTGACAATTCAAG AGACGCCAATGCCACACGAATAGACATCTACACAG AAAAAAGGCAAGAGATGCGGGGCGGCTACATGCTCTGTTTTCTGGATGACGGTATTGGAATGAACCCTG ATGAGGCAACACATGTAATTCAGTTTGGAAAATCAAACAAACGTTCCCCTGAGTCCACTCAGATTGGCCAGTATGGAAACGGACTGAAATC cGGCTCTATGCGTATTGGAAAAGACTTCATCTTGTTCACAAAAAAGGAGAACACGCTCACTTGCCTTTTCATGTCAAGGACCTTCCACGAAGAGGAGGGATTGGACGAG GTGATAGTGCCCCTTCCCTCCTGGGATCTGAAAACCAAGGAgccactgacctctgacccggaAAAGTACGCCATAGAGACAGAGCTGATCTTCAAATACTCTCCTTTTAAGAATCAAGAGCAGCTGATGGAGCAGTTCAATAAAATAGAAAGTAGCAGTG GCACTCTTGTGATCATCTATAATCTAAAGCTGATGGACAACAGAGAACCAGAGCTGGATGTGGAGACAGATCACCAGGACATACTGATGGCTGGGACACCCGTTGAAGGAGT GAAGCCAGAGAGGAGGTCGTTCAGGGCGTACGCTGCTGTTTTGTACATCGACCCACGCATGAGGATTTTTATCCAAGGACATAAAGTGAGGACCAAGAGGCTGTCCTGCTGTTTATATAAGCCAAG GGTTTATAAATACACATCGACCCGTTTCAAAACCCGAgctgagcaggaagtgaagaaagCAGATCACCTTGCTAAGATTG CGGAGGAGAAAGCCAGAGAGGCCGAGAGTAAGCAAATGGCTTTGGAGGCCAGATTAGGAGATGACCTGTCAAAAGATTCACGG GCAATTCTGAGAAAGGTTCAAGATTCAGCCATGATGCTTCGTCGGGATTGTGACATGAAGAAAAGGGTTCTCGAAGCCAAACAGAA AGCATTGAAGGAGCCAAAGGAGTTGCATTTCATATTCGGAGTGAACATAGGACAGAGGGACCTAGATGGGATGTTTGTGTACAACTGTTCCCGTCTCATCAAGATGTACGAGAAAACCGGGCCCCAGCTGGAGGGCGGCAT GGCATGTGGAGGTGTGGTTGGAGTAGTGGATGTTCCATATTTAATTGTAGAGCCAACTCACAACAAACAGGACTTTGCAGATGCTAAGGAGTATCGACATTTACTGAGATCCATGGGGGAACATTTAGCCCAGTACTGGAAGGACTCTAACATTG CTCAGAAAGGCATAGTGAAGTTCTGGGATGAGTTTGGATATCTGTCTGCCAGCTGGTCTGCACCTCCGTCATCAGAGCCGAGATACAAGAGACGTCGGGCAATGGAGATACCACTTACTATTCAGTGTG ATAAATGTTTAAAGTGGAGAACGCTGCCATTCCAGATGGATGCTGTGGACAAACGCTACCCAGACAGTTGGGTTTGTCTCATGAACCCGGACAGCTCCCAGGACAG gtGTGATGCtcctgaacagaaacaaaatgTGCCATGTGGTGTTCTGAAGAAAGACAAGCAGACGCCTGAAGACAAACAGAAAGAACTGGCAGAGAAAATCAAACTTCAGCAGGGGAAACTAGAGGCCTTGCAG AAAACCAGCACCGTCAAATCTGTAGCTGATGTGAAGAAACTTCCATTGGATGTTAGCATGAAACCAACAGAGAGCCCATCTCAG GCAACCAGGTCTTCTGAAAGGTCCATCACACGGCCCCGCTCCCCTCCGCTCGCAGCCCTCCTAAAAAGCGCTACTCCCTCTCGTGCAGCTTCTCAGCGCCCCACCCGAGCACCTGTCACCCCGCTTCCACCAGCCAAAGCTGAACCATCCAGGTCTAGAGGTGCAGCAAAGCCTCCCACACCTCCAGCAAAGCCTGTCGCCAAAGCTACGGCCAAAACGCCCGCGCCCAGCCGCGGCTCTCGG ACACTTGCCAAAGCATTACCAGGCAAACCAGCTGGACCACGCAAGAGAATTATAGATCAGGACGAcagtgaagatgaggaggaagaggatgaggaagaagaagaagaggtggaggagaaggcaaACGAGAGTGAAGAAGAGCCACAGACAAAGAAATCCAAGATGGCCGCAGCATCTGGTAACCGTGGGAAAGTGTTAGAGAAGGCCTCCTCCGTCAAACGTGGAAAGTTGGATGAG GCATCTGGGAAGTCCCCTGAGGACGATCAAGAGAACGACACTAAAAATACTCAGAAAG aTAAAGGTCTGCTGGTTGAAGTGCGTGTTAACAAGGAGTGGTACACAGGCAAAGTCATTGCTGTTGAGGCTATTAAACAGAGTGTTCGCTGGAAAGTAAAGTTTGACTATGTGCCTAGATCCACCCCTAAAGACAGATG GGTGTTCAAGGGGAGTGACGATGTCCGGTTGATGCGGCCGCCATCGCCAATCTCTCAGACACCGGACACCCAACAGGAGAGTGAGAAGGGACCGGCACCCATGGAGCCCGACACGACTCAACCAGGAACCAGTCGAGAGGTCACTGATAGTCTCGTCACCATGTTGAG GACAATGTTGCGTTACTTTTTCCCTCCTGCTTTCCGAATCCCAAAGGACGATGTTAACAGCATGACGGCTGAGGAGTTGGTGGCATTTCCTTTG AAAGAATATTTCCAGCAGTATGAATCAGGTCTGCAGGCGTTGTGTAACTCGTACCAGAGCAGAGCCGATGCCAGGGCCAAAGCTGTGGAAGAGAAGAGCAACAGCAATGAGGTCAAACTGAAGGAGGCAGACGAGAAACTACAGAAACTACGAACAAACATTGTTGCACTTTTACAAAAAGTACAAGAG GACATTGACATAAACACCGATGACGAGCTTGACGCATACATAGAAGACCTCCTTACCAAGGGGGATtaa
- the morc2 gene encoding ATPase MORC2 isoform X1 — MAYSNYSNLSRAQLTFEYLHTNSTTHEFLFGALAELVDNSRDANATRIDIYTEKRQEMRGGYMLCFLDDGIGMNPDEATHVIQFGKSNKRSPESTQIGQYGNGLKSGSMRIGKDFILFTKKENTLTCLFMSRTFHEEEGLDEVIVPLPSWDLKTKEPLTSDPEKYAIETELIFKYSPFKNQEQLMEQFNKIESSSGTLVIIYNLKLMDNREPELDVETDHQDILMAGTPVEGVKPERRSFRAYAAVLYIDPRMRIFIQGHKVRTKRLSCCLYKPRVYKYTSTRFKTRAEQEVKKADHLAKIAEEKAREAESKQMALEARLGDDLSKDSRAILRKVQDSAMMLRRDCDMKKRVLEAKQKALKEPKELHFIFGVNIGQRDLDGMFVYNCSRLIKMYEKTGPQLEGGMACGGVVGVVDVPYLIVEPTHNKQDFADAKEYRHLLRSMGEHLAQYWKDSNIAQKGIVKFWDEFGYLSASWSAPPSSEPRYKRRRAMEIPLTIQCDKCLKWRTLPFQMDAVDKRYPDSWVCLMNPDSSQDRCDAPEQKQNVPCGVLKKDKQTPEDKQKELAEKIKLQQGKLEALQKTSTVKSVADVKKLPLDVSMKPTESPSQATRSSERSITRPRSPPLAALLKSATPSRAASQRPTRAPVTPLPPAKAEPSRSRGAAKPPTPPAKPVAKATAKTPAPSRGSRTLAKALPGKPAGPRKRIIDQDDSEDEEEEDEEEEEEVEEKANESEEEPQTKKSKMAAASGNRGKVLEKASSVKRGKLDEVKTQEKRVSTPIRQTPTTPTAIPKPLAIQEHGAKAKASGKSPEDDQENDTKNTQKDKGLLVEVRVNKEWYTGKVIAVEAIKQSVRWKVKFDYVPRSTPKDRWVFKGSDDVRLMRPPSPISQTPDTQQESEKGPAPMEPDTTQPGTSREVTDSLVTMLRTMLRYFFPPAFRIPKDDVNSMTAEELVAFPLKEYFQQYESGLQALCNSYQSRADARAKAVEEKSNSNEVKLKEADEKLQKLRTNIVALLQKVQEDIDINTDDELDAYIEDLLTKGD, encoded by the exons ATGGCCTACTCCAACTACAGTAACCTGAGCAGGGCTCAGCTTACCTTTGAGTACCTGCATACAAATTC GACAACCCACGAGTTCCTGTTTGGAGCCTTGGCGGAGCTTGTTGACAATTCAAG AGACGCCAATGCCACACGAATAGACATCTACACAG AAAAAAGGCAAGAGATGCGGGGCGGCTACATGCTCTGTTTTCTGGATGACGGTATTGGAATGAACCCTG ATGAGGCAACACATGTAATTCAGTTTGGAAAATCAAACAAACGTTCCCCTGAGTCCACTCAGATTGGCCAGTATGGAAACGGACTGAAATC cGGCTCTATGCGTATTGGAAAAGACTTCATCTTGTTCACAAAAAAGGAGAACACGCTCACTTGCCTTTTCATGTCAAGGACCTTCCACGAAGAGGAGGGATTGGACGAG GTGATAGTGCCCCTTCCCTCCTGGGATCTGAAAACCAAGGAgccactgacctctgacccggaAAAGTACGCCATAGAGACAGAGCTGATCTTCAAATACTCTCCTTTTAAGAATCAAGAGCAGCTGATGGAGCAGTTCAATAAAATAGAAAGTAGCAGTG GCACTCTTGTGATCATCTATAATCTAAAGCTGATGGACAACAGAGAACCAGAGCTGGATGTGGAGACAGATCACCAGGACATACTGATGGCTGGGACACCCGTTGAAGGAGT GAAGCCAGAGAGGAGGTCGTTCAGGGCGTACGCTGCTGTTTTGTACATCGACCCACGCATGAGGATTTTTATCCAAGGACATAAAGTGAGGACCAAGAGGCTGTCCTGCTGTTTATATAAGCCAAG GGTTTATAAATACACATCGACCCGTTTCAAAACCCGAgctgagcaggaagtgaagaaagCAGATCACCTTGCTAAGATTG CGGAGGAGAAAGCCAGAGAGGCCGAGAGTAAGCAAATGGCTTTGGAGGCCAGATTAGGAGATGACCTGTCAAAAGATTCACGG GCAATTCTGAGAAAGGTTCAAGATTCAGCCATGATGCTTCGTCGGGATTGTGACATGAAGAAAAGGGTTCTCGAAGCCAAACAGAA AGCATTGAAGGAGCCAAAGGAGTTGCATTTCATATTCGGAGTGAACATAGGACAGAGGGACCTAGATGGGATGTTTGTGTACAACTGTTCCCGTCTCATCAAGATGTACGAGAAAACCGGGCCCCAGCTGGAGGGCGGCAT GGCATGTGGAGGTGTGGTTGGAGTAGTGGATGTTCCATATTTAATTGTAGAGCCAACTCACAACAAACAGGACTTTGCAGATGCTAAGGAGTATCGACATTTACTGAGATCCATGGGGGAACATTTAGCCCAGTACTGGAAGGACTCTAACATTG CTCAGAAAGGCATAGTGAAGTTCTGGGATGAGTTTGGATATCTGTCTGCCAGCTGGTCTGCACCTCCGTCATCAGAGCCGAGATACAAGAGACGTCGGGCAATGGAGATACCACTTACTATTCAGTGTG ATAAATGTTTAAAGTGGAGAACGCTGCCATTCCAGATGGATGCTGTGGACAAACGCTACCCAGACAGTTGGGTTTGTCTCATGAACCCGGACAGCTCCCAGGACAG gtGTGATGCtcctgaacagaaacaaaatgTGCCATGTGGTGTTCTGAAGAAAGACAAGCAGACGCCTGAAGACAAACAGAAAGAACTGGCAGAGAAAATCAAACTTCAGCAGGGGAAACTAGAGGCCTTGCAG AAAACCAGCACCGTCAAATCTGTAGCTGATGTGAAGAAACTTCCATTGGATGTTAGCATGAAACCAACAGAGAGCCCATCTCAG GCAACCAGGTCTTCTGAAAGGTCCATCACACGGCCCCGCTCCCCTCCGCTCGCAGCCCTCCTAAAAAGCGCTACTCCCTCTCGTGCAGCTTCTCAGCGCCCCACCCGAGCACCTGTCACCCCGCTTCCACCAGCCAAAGCTGAACCATCCAGGTCTAGAGGTGCAGCAAAGCCTCCCACACCTCCAGCAAAGCCTGTCGCCAAAGCTACGGCCAAAACGCCCGCGCCCAGCCGCGGCTCTCGG ACACTTGCCAAAGCATTACCAGGCAAACCAGCTGGACCACGCAAGAGAATTATAGATCAGGACGAcagtgaagatgaggaggaagaggatgaggaagaagaagaagaggtggaggagaaggcaaACGAGAGTGAAGAAGAGCCACAGACAAAGAAATCCAAGATGGCCGCAGCATCTGGTAACCGTGGGAAAGTGTTAGAGAAGGCCTCCTCCGTCAAACGTGGAAAGTTGGATGAG GTTAAGACCCAGGAGAAAAGGGTTTCTACTCCTATACGGCAGACACCAACTACACCAACTGCTATCCCTAAACCCCTTGCCATTCAAGAGCATGGGGCTAAAGCAAAG GCATCTGGGAAGTCCCCTGAGGACGATCAAGAGAACGACACTAAAAATACTCAGAAAG aTAAAGGTCTGCTGGTTGAAGTGCGTGTTAACAAGGAGTGGTACACAGGCAAAGTCATTGCTGTTGAGGCTATTAAACAGAGTGTTCGCTGGAAAGTAAAGTTTGACTATGTGCCTAGATCCACCCCTAAAGACAGATG GGTGTTCAAGGGGAGTGACGATGTCCGGTTGATGCGGCCGCCATCGCCAATCTCTCAGACACCGGACACCCAACAGGAGAGTGAGAAGGGACCGGCACCCATGGAGCCCGACACGACTCAACCAGGAACCAGTCGAGAGGTCACTGATAGTCTCGTCACCATGTTGAG GACAATGTTGCGTTACTTTTTCCCTCCTGCTTTCCGAATCCCAAAGGACGATGTTAACAGCATGACGGCTGAGGAGTTGGTGGCATTTCCTTTG AAAGAATATTTCCAGCAGTATGAATCAGGTCTGCAGGCGTTGTGTAACTCGTACCAGAGCAGAGCCGATGCCAGGGCCAAAGCTGTGGAAGAGAAGAGCAACAGCAATGAGGTCAAACTGAAGGAGGCAGACGAGAAACTACAGAAACTACGAACAAACATTGTTGCACTTTTACAAAAAGTACAAGAG GACATTGACATAAACACCGATGACGAGCTTGACGCATACATAGAAGACCTCCTTACCAAGGGGGATtaa
- the zgc:158398 gene encoding transmembrane protein 248, whose product MGFWHPVTNLRDYVSHNPPGVTFFLCLMTVAISFICLSSYSYTHTLPNPDTAKDWNHLLSSLSQFQLCVKANVSSPELVLPALLSLADRETTVNSTQTSSVSALRVKVPVALNTYSNSVSLKDLGLHTTLRASQLHLGGNEIVNVTLEFLSGNVTYTCLTITAPVHLLPMSLLPPECPVFEKNISPIHTEAGNQLNTASQTCYSLRSTNDPTLTVMLTQEEQSLAVRHLLEVGVCLLGVCLILCVAASITHSLNRRYHWNGTEPQNVTEPLIDP is encoded by the exons ATGGGTTTCTGGCACCCGGTGACCAACCTTAGAGACTACGTCTCCCACAATCCTCCGGGGGTTACATTCTTCCTGTGTCTGATGACAGTGGCCATCTCCTTCATCTGCCTCAGCTcctacagctacacacacacgctgcctaACCCGGACACAGCAAAG GACTGGAACCATCTACTGTCCTCATTGTCCCAGTTCCAGCTGTGTGTGAAAGCCAACGTAAGTTCACCTGAGCTCGTGTTGCCCGCCCTCCTTTCTCTGGCTGATAGAGAGACTACGGTTAACTCTACACAGACTTCCTCTGTCAGCGCTCTGCGTGTCAAGGTGCCTGTGGCTCTGAATACTTACTCAAACAGTGTCTCTCTCAAAGACCTTGGTTTACACACTACCTTGAGAGCCAGTCAATTACATCTTGGAG GCAATGAGATTGTTAATGTGACTTTGGAGTTTTTATCTGGAAATGTTACCTACACCTGTCTCACTATTACTGCTCCAGTGCACCTCCTGCCCATGAGTCT ACTACCACCAGAGTGCCCTGtatttgagaaaaacatttcGCCAATCCATACGGAAGCAGGCAACCAGCTGAATACAGCGTCACAAACCTGCTACAGTCTACGCTCAACAAATGACCCGACACTCACAGTGATgttaacacag GAGGAGCAGAGCCTGGCAGTGCGACATCTGTTGGAAgttggtgtgtgtctgctaGGAGTTTGCTTGATACTTTGTGTCGCTGCTAGTATCACACATTCACTAAATCGCCGCTACCACTGGAATGGAACGGAACCACAAAATGTGACG GAGCCCTTGATTGACCCCTAA
- the LOC119224651 gene encoding acyl-CoA dehydrogenase family member 11-like, which yields MSVCSALLTHRVAGGCSRVLCGVPLPLSHIRFASAAEPGARRTAEEELGEAAGYLPFFGAKIGSFFQERPVLKNPFLEDALLRGYMRRHLPQEAASSDLHAFGERVANEVDVWGRECEVNPPRLVQFDPWGHRVDHIITSPAWKRMKDLSAQEGLVAIGYERSFGEWSRVYQMSKLYIFSPSSGLYTCPLAMTDGAAKVIQSRGVSWPVDEAYSHLTTRQPEHFWTSGQWMTERQGGSDVGSGTETVAVPQDDGSYKLHGFKWFTSATDADMTLTLARVQDRTGATTTGSRGLSLFYAEVSRGEDGRLTGIEVQRLKDKLGTRQMPTAELLLDGLPAHRLSEKGRGVASIANMLTITRIHNSISAAAAMRRVVQLAGDYATRRSAFGKLLKDHPLHIQTLARMEVETRGAFLLVMDVCRLLGREESGMATRHDADLLRLLTPVAKLYTGKQAVAVVSEGLESFGGQGYIEDTGLPGLLRDAQVLSIWEGTTNVLSLDVLRCVARSSGMVLHAYFTHAKCLLAGASGVSRLTPAVKAVDCALSELEVFVQVAATRAPGYLELAARDLAYSLARIYTGALLIDHACWVGASSSDTYAALRWCEQELCPVATKQTRGCYDLSSASLDVELVYDRPTQG from the exons ATGTCTGTGTGCTCAGCCCTACTGACCCACCGTGTAGCCGGAGGCTGCTCCAGGGTGTTGTGTGGTGTTCCTCTGCCGCTGAGCCACATCAGATTTGCCAGTGCAGCTGAGCCCGGTGCAAGAAGAACTGCTGAAGAGGAGCTGGGGGAGGCAGCTGGATACCTGCCATTCTTTGGAGCCAAAATAGGATCTTTCTTTCAGGAAAGACCAGTTCTGAAGAACCCATTTCTAGAGGATGCATTGCTAAGAGGGTACATGAGGAGACACCTGCCCCAGGAG GCAGCTTCATCCGACTTGCATGCATTTGGAGAGCGTGTGGCAAATGAGGTGGATGTCTGGGGTCGAGAGTGTGAGGTTAATCCTCCACGGTTGGTGCAATTTGACCCCTGGGGTCACAGAGTGGACCACATCATAACCTCCCCGGCTTGGAAACGTATGAAAGACCTGTCTGCACAGGAAGGACTGGTTGCCATTGGCTATGAGAGGTCATTTGGGGAGTGGAG tcGTGTGTATCAAATGAGCAAGTTGTAcatcttctctccttcctctggtCTGTACACCTGTCCCCTGGCCATGACCGATGGAGCTGCTAAAGTCATCCAG TCCAGAGGTGTTTCATGGCCGGTGGATGAAGCCTACAGCCATTTGACCACTCGTCAGCCTGAGCATTTCTGGACATCTGGACAGTGGATGACTGAAAGACAGGGAGGATCTGACGTGG GCAGTGGCACAGAGACGGTGGCTGTTCCCCAGGATGACGGTTCATACAAACTACACGGCTTCAAGTGGTTCACCTCTGCTACAGACGCAGACATGACTCTGACACTGGCCAGAGTGCAGGACCGAACAGGAGCAACCACAACG GGCAGCAGGGGTTTGAGTTTGTTCTATGCAGAGGTGAGTAGAGGTGAGGACGGCCGGCTGACCGGTATAGAGGTTCAGAGACTGAAGGACAAGCTGGGGACAAGACAGATGCCAACTGCTGAGTTACTGCTGGACGGCCTGCCGGCACACAGG CTCTCGGAGAAAGGGAGAGGTGTAGCCTCCATAGCAAACATGCTGACTATAACCCGAatacacaacagcatctctgcaGCGGCCGCAATGAGAAG GGTGGTGCAGTTAGCTGGTGACTATGCCACTCGCCGCAGCGCTTTTGGAAAGCTTCTCAAAGACCACCCGCTGCACATTCAGACCCTCGCTAGGATGGAG GTGGAGACTCGTGGAGCTTTTCTTCTGGTGATGGATGTTTGTCGTCTGTTGGGGCGAGAAGAAAGCGGCATGGCGACCCGGCATGACGCAGACCTGCTGCGTTTGCTCACTCCTGTTGCCAAACTGTACACTGGGAAGCAG GCGGTGGCTGTGGTGTCGGAGGGTTTGGAAAGCTTCGGTGGACAGGGCTACATTGAGGATACAGGGTTGCCCGGACTGCTTCGCGATGCCCaa gtGTTGAGTATATGGGAGGGAACCACAAATGTTCTGTCTTTGGACGTGCTGCGCTGCGTGGCTCGTAGCTCAGGAATGGTTCTTCATGCTTACTTCACGCATGCCAAG TGCCTGCTTGCAGGTGCATCAGGGGTTTCCAGGTTGACGCCGGCGGTAAAAGCAGTCGACTGTGCTCTCTCTGAACTGGAGGTTTTCGTTCAGGTAGCAGCTACAAGAGCTCCTGGCTACCTGGAACTAGCAGCCAGGGACCTGGCTTACAGCCTGGCTCGTATCTACACAG GTGCCCTTCTCATTGACCATGCCTGTTGGGTGGGAGCCTCTTCCTCGGATACGTATGCAGCTCTcag GTGGTGTGAACAGGAGTTGTGCCCTGTGGCGACTAAACAGACGAGAGGCTGCTATGATCTCAGCTCAGCGTCACTTGATGTTGAACTTGTGTATGACCGACCCACCCAAGGCTGA